In Hahella sp. KA22, one genomic interval encodes:
- a CDS encoding GFA family protein — MYKGSCLCGQVKIEIQGPVESIIHCHCSKCRKSSGTAYATNGFVNTSDLIVQEGAENLAFFEMAPGRKRHFCRICASPIFSSNDAAPDRVRLRLGILDSDIVERPLSHNFVTSKANWDDLDARLPRYEAHEPGRDG, encoded by the coding sequence ATGTACAAAGGAAGCTGCCTTTGCGGTCAGGTCAAAATTGAAATACAGGGGCCGGTTGAGTCGATTATTCATTGCCATTGCTCCAAGTGCAGGAAGAGCAGCGGTACGGCTTACGCCACCAATGGGTTTGTAAATACGTCGGACTTGATAGTTCAGGAGGGCGCGGAAAACTTGGCCTTTTTTGAAATGGCGCCCGGACGCAAACGCCACTTTTGCCGGATCTGCGCCTCCCCGATATTCAGTTCAAATGATGCCGCGCCTGATCGGGTGAGATTACGTCTGGGAATTCTGGATTCAGACATTGTCGAACGCCCCCTCTCCCATAACTTCGTCACATCCAAAGCAAACTGGGACGATCTGGACGCCCGGCTTCCCCGGTATGAAGCGCATGAGCCCGGGCGTGACGGTTAG
- a CDS encoding LysE family translocator — MGLDIWFMFALAYLVTTLSPGPNVLLVVKNSFQYGWKSAFVTVLGNLSCQFVIVCLVAIGVGELLEQLPIWFTVLKVLGGTYLIYLGFKSLRAGGGSNLSLPDKTGPGAHFSSRKLYIEAFLVSASNPKTLIFLSAFLPQFINTEQSHLEQFGVMYVSICVIVTCVHLGYAMLMSRVGQRFLARDLERKISKVSGGLFITMGGGVLLSQRV; from the coding sequence ATGGGGTTGGATATCTGGTTTATGTTTGCGTTGGCCTATCTGGTCACCACATTATCACCCGGGCCGAATGTTTTGTTGGTAGTCAAGAACAGCTTTCAATATGGGTGGAAGTCCGCGTTTGTGACGGTGCTGGGAAATCTGTCCTGCCAGTTTGTGATCGTATGCCTTGTCGCGATTGGCGTGGGGGAGCTTCTTGAGCAGCTTCCGATATGGTTCACTGTGCTGAAAGTACTGGGTGGGACGTATCTTATCTATCTCGGTTTCAAAAGCTTAAGGGCGGGTGGCGGGTCTAACTTATCGTTACCGGATAAAACGGGACCGGGCGCGCACTTCAGCTCACGCAAGCTCTACATTGAGGCTTTTCTTGTCTCCGCAAGTAACCCTAAGACTTTAATATTCTTATCCGCCTTTCTACCTCAATTCATTAATACGGAGCAGTCGCATCTGGAGCAGTTTGGCGTTATGTATGTCTCTATATGCGTGATTGTCACCTGCGTTCACTTGGGCTACGCCATGTTAATGAGCCGAGTCGGGCAACGTTTTCTCGCACGGGATCTAGAGCGGAAAATATCAAAAGTCTCGGGTGGATTGTTTATCACCATGGGCGGAGGGGTGCTGTTGAGTCAGCGTGTATAG
- a CDS encoding GNAT family N-acetyltransferase — MTQPAQTTHYENATNQDGDALAELRVQAMQPSLEAVGRFDENRVRRRFLDAFVPEETFKIIENGELAGFFVLRNKHDHLHLDHLYIHPDYQNRSIGGKVIAKVKSEAANKDLPIRLCALRDSKANNFYRKHGFVKTHEGEFDIYYEFNQR; from the coding sequence GTGACTCAACCAGCCCAAACCACGCACTACGAAAATGCGACCAATCAGGACGGCGACGCCCTCGCTGAACTCAGGGTCCAGGCGATGCAACCCAGCCTGGAAGCCGTGGGGCGGTTTGATGAAAACAGAGTGAGGAGACGTTTCCTGGACGCATTCGTTCCGGAGGAGACTTTCAAGATCATAGAAAACGGAGAGCTGGCGGGTTTCTTCGTCCTGCGCAACAAGCACGACCACCTGCACCTCGATCACCTCTATATTCATCCCGATTATCAAAACCGATCAATCGGCGGAAAGGTAATTGCGAAAGTAAAGTCGGAAGCCGCGAATAAAGATCTGCCAATAAGACTCTGCGCGCTCCGCGACAGCAAAGCCAACAACTTTTACCGGAAACACGGCTTCGTCAAAACTCACGAGGGCGAGTTTGATATTTATTATGAATTCAACCAGCGCTGA
- a CDS encoding ABC transporter substrate-binding protein: protein MKKTLFNRLMNVLVLSAAVVFSGTCAAEKVTLANGEWAPYLSESLKEYGVISDVVKKAFANENIEVEYVFLPWKRGYEDAKNGKLNGSLIWSRTEDREKDFDYSDTVIDLKTVAFYKKGSGFDWSDAASLKGKKLGGVTGYSYGFDEEEKSGMVSIERVSSADANVKKLLAGRLDAYMEDLDVGSELMNSMGVMDQVEVHSKPIKEKSYHLILNKTQPENKKLMEAFNRGLQKLKDSGEYDKMIEASRRGEYKK, encoded by the coding sequence ATGAAAAAGACGTTATTTAACCGCCTGATGAATGTGCTTGTTTTATCCGCCGCTGTGGTCTTTTCCGGGACCTGCGCCGCAGAAAAAGTGACCCTCGCCAATGGCGAGTGGGCGCCGTATCTATCTGAAAGTCTGAAAGAATATGGTGTAATTTCCGATGTGGTGAAGAAAGCCTTCGCCAACGAGAATATTGAGGTGGAATATGTATTCCTGCCCTGGAAGCGGGGTTATGAAGACGCCAAGAACGGCAAGCTTAATGGCTCGCTGATCTGGAGTCGCACCGAAGACCGGGAGAAGGATTTCGACTATAGCGACACGGTTATCGACTTGAAGACGGTCGCCTTCTACAAGAAGGGCAGTGGTTTCGACTGGAGTGACGCCGCGTCGCTGAAAGGCAAAAAACTGGGAGGCGTCACCGGCTATAGCTACGGCTTCGATGAAGAGGAAAAGTCCGGAATGGTCAGCATTGAGCGGGTGTCCAGCGCGGACGCTAACGTGAAAAAGCTGCTGGCGGGACGGTTGGACGCCTACATGGAAGACTTGGATGTGGGCAGCGAGCTAATGAACAGCATGGGCGTGATGGATCAAGTTGAAGTACATTCCAAGCCGATCAAAGAGAAATCTTATCACTTGATTCTGAATAAGACGCAACCGGAAAACAAAAAGCTGATGGAAGCCTTTAACCGCGGTTTGCAGAAGCTGAAAGACAGCGGCGAATACGACAAAATGATAGAGGCCTCCCGCCGCGGCGAATACAAAAAGTAA
- a CDS encoding heme ABC transporter ATP-binding protein, with protein MIHAFAVSVIRQDKTLLEQINFSLSPGELVVTLGPNGAGKSTLLKTLAGELSPSRGHVLLDDEPISQFSLPQLSRRRAVLSQSVHLDFPFSAMEVVLMGAQRSVSGGDPFRLSQEALKEVDASHIAQRNYQDLSGGERQRVQIARALTQLWTGVGAGPQYLMLDEPTSALDLKHQCALLKLARRLAAKGVGVFCVLHDLHLAAQYADRLVLMNHGRIVAEGAPEQLITSQNVREVYQVESRIMPHPITQRPMAMID; from the coding sequence ATGATTCACGCCTTCGCCGTGTCCGTGATACGTCAGGACAAAACCTTGCTGGAGCAAATAAATTTCAGCCTCAGTCCTGGAGAACTGGTAGTGACGCTAGGGCCAAACGGAGCAGGCAAGTCCACGCTGCTAAAGACCCTGGCGGGCGAGCTTTCGCCCTCCCGCGGACACGTATTGCTGGACGATGAACCCATCAGCCAGTTCAGCCTGCCGCAGTTAAGCCGCCGACGCGCGGTTTTGTCCCAGTCCGTGCATCTCGACTTTCCCTTCAGTGCGATGGAAGTCGTGCTGATGGGCGCGCAACGCTCAGTATCTGGGGGCGATCCATTTCGTCTGAGTCAGGAAGCTCTGAAAGAAGTAGACGCCAGTCATATTGCGCAGCGAAATTACCAGGATCTCTCCGGCGGCGAACGCCAGCGTGTACAGATCGCCCGCGCCCTCACTCAGCTCTGGACGGGAGTCGGCGCCGGTCCCCAATACCTGATGCTGGATGAACCTACTTCCGCACTGGACCTGAAGCATCAATGCGCCTTATTGAAACTGGCCCGCAGGCTTGCGGCCAAAGGCGTAGGCGTATTCTGCGTGCTACATGATCTGCATCTGGCGGCCCAATACGCCGACCGTCTGGTGCTGATGAATCATGGGCGCATCGTAGCGGAAGGCGCGCCAGAGCAATTGATTACGTCGCAGAACGTCAGGGAGGTTTATCAGGTGGAAAGTCGCATCATGCCGCATCCCATTACACAGCGGCCCATGGCGATGATCGACTGA
- a CDS encoding iron ABC transporter permease, producing the protein MQTLSAMPYKSTRIWLLLGASLTVATLGAVMLGAYSLTWRSVLNFDLSSQDWMILWHIRLPRVLLAGVVGAALAVSGAALQGLFRNPLADPGLIGISSGSALAAALVIVLFPFSTGWMGLYGLSVAAFLGGAATCWLIFKVGQLGAASSLAHLILAGIAVNAMCAAAVGFLTYLSTYEQLRTLTFWTMGSFGGALWPSVGVSFTITLPVIGMLMRQSGDLNRLLLGEQEARYLGTDTEKLKTRVITLSAVAVGAAVAVSGIVGFIGLVAPHLVRLLWKADHRVLIPASAVLGAALTISADTLARTLFAPAEMPVGILTSLIGGPFFLWLLLSRKSGVRS; encoded by the coding sequence GTGCAGACCCTCTCCGCCATGCCGTACAAATCCACCCGCATCTGGTTATTGCTGGGCGCCAGTCTGACCGTCGCCACTCTCGGCGCGGTGATGCTGGGCGCATATTCTCTGACCTGGCGCTCCGTGCTGAACTTTGACCTGAGCAGCCAGGACTGGATGATTCTCTGGCATATCCGCCTGCCCCGAGTGCTTCTGGCCGGCGTGGTGGGCGCCGCCCTGGCGGTCAGCGGCGCAGCCTTGCAGGGATTGTTTCGCAATCCGCTGGCGGACCCAGGACTAATCGGCATCTCCAGCGGCTCAGCGCTGGCGGCAGCGTTAGTCATCGTATTGTTCCCTTTCAGCACCGGCTGGATGGGACTGTATGGGCTCAGCGTCGCCGCCTTCCTCGGCGGCGCGGCCACCTGCTGGCTGATCTTCAAGGTCGGTCAGCTTGGCGCCGCTTCCAGCTTGGCGCATCTGATTCTGGCCGGCATCGCAGTCAACGCGATGTGCGCCGCAGCGGTAGGCTTTCTCACCTATCTCAGCACTTACGAGCAACTGCGTACACTGACTTTCTGGACAATGGGCAGCTTCGGCGGCGCGCTATGGCCGTCAGTGGGGGTGTCGTTCACCATCACGCTGCCAGTGATCGGCATGCTGATGCGTCAATCCGGCGACTTGAACCGACTGCTGCTTGGCGAGCAGGAAGCCCGCTATCTGGGCACGGACACAGAGAAACTGAAAACCCGCGTCATCACGCTTTCCGCCGTCGCCGTGGGCGCCGCTGTGGCGGTATCCGGCATCGTCGGTTTCATCGGGCTGGTGGCGCCGCATTTGGTGCGCCTGCTCTGGAAAGCGGATCATCGCGTGTTAATCCCCGCTTCCGCCGTCCTCGGCGCCGCGCTGACGATCTCCGCCGACACTCTGGCGCGCACGCTGTTCGCACCGGCGGAAATGCCCGTAGGCATACTGACCAGTCTGATCGGCGGCCCGTTTTTCTTGTGGTTGTTGCTGAGCCGGAAATCCGGGGTGCGTTCATGA
- a CDS encoding hemin ABC transporter substrate-binding protein has product MARTGGVGGEPVMSVAGFSVRDWSARLAGVALLWIASVAAQAATPSPERMQRILSIGGAVTEIVYALEQEQRLIGSDITSYYPPEAENMPKIGYERSLSAEGILALRPDAVLASEDAGPPSVLRQLKSAGATWLTVPTAQDLDGVYANIRQIGYLLGAEIQADKLVTDMQAQQQQLEQEKAQDQRSARVIFILQHGGGAPMVAGSNTAADRIIRLSGAVNALQGVEGYKPMTPESLAQAQPDLILTTNLGMEQAGGIDAMRDIPGVRLTPAGRNDKIAAMDGLLLLGFGPRTVVAARQLRQTWME; this is encoded by the coding sequence GTGGCGCGAACTGGTGGCGTCGGTGGAGAACCTGTCATGAGCGTGGCCGGCTTCTCAGTGCGTGACTGGAGCGCGCGCCTGGCCGGCGTTGCATTGCTGTGGATCGCCAGCGTGGCGGCCCAGGCTGCGACGCCGTCTCCCGAACGCATGCAGCGCATCCTCTCCATTGGCGGAGCCGTGACGGAGATTGTCTATGCGCTGGAACAGGAACAGCGTCTGATCGGCTCCGACATCACCAGCTATTACCCGCCCGAAGCGGAGAATATGCCGAAAATAGGGTATGAACGCTCCCTCTCCGCCGAGGGTATTCTCGCGTTGCGCCCGGATGCGGTGCTGGCCAGTGAGGATGCAGGCCCCCCCTCCGTTCTGCGACAGCTGAAAAGCGCCGGCGCCACTTGGTTAACCGTCCCGACCGCGCAGGATCTGGACGGGGTTTACGCCAATATTCGTCAAATCGGTTACCTGCTTGGAGCAGAGATTCAAGCGGATAAGCTGGTGACGGACATGCAGGCGCAACAACAGCAACTGGAACAGGAGAAAGCTCAGGACCAACGCAGCGCGCGGGTGATTTTCATCCTTCAGCACGGCGGCGGCGCGCCCATGGTGGCGGGCTCCAACACAGCGGCGGACCGCATCATCCGCCTGTCCGGAGCAGTGAACGCGCTGCAAGGTGTGGAAGGCTACAAACCCATGACGCCGGAGTCTCTGGCGCAGGCGCAACCGGACCTGATCCTGACCACTAACCTGGGGATGGAGCAGGCCGGAGGCATCGATGCTATGCGCGACATTCCCGGAGTCAGGCTCACGCCGGCGGGACGCAATGACAAAATCGCCGCCATGGATGGATTGTTGCTGCTCGGTTTCGGTCCCCGCACGGTGGTCGCCGCCAGACAGCTTCGTCAAACCTGGATGGAGTAA
- a CDS encoding hemin-degrading factor: protein MTAQAVLSRDAAIKQPAEGLKESWTQMRREQPRLRIRNAAEQLGVSELALLLTQMEQRVQPLGDDFAEMLTSIESVGRVMALTRNDQAVHERHGVYHDFKANAAGVMGLCLGEIDLRVFFKHWRHAYAVTEGADEQPRRSIQFFDASGTATHKIYATEHTDMAAWDQWINAHLAVDAELFFMPEAKTPPNYPNAGKVTEDDMRQPWSELKDVHHFNAMLSKLGIDRLEALQLAGQEYAHRLPTDAMEQALRFAANCQLEIMTFVGNDGVVQIHTGTVNKLLRTGPWFNVLDPDFNLHLNTEQLTSCWAVRRPTSDGVVTSLECFNQERKLVLTLFGARKPGKPELTEWRELVASVENLS, encoded by the coding sequence ATGACGGCTCAAGCGGTTCTCAGCAGAGACGCGGCGATCAAACAACCTGCTGAGGGATTGAAAGAATCCTGGACGCAAATGCGGCGGGAGCAACCCCGTCTGCGCATCCGCAATGCGGCGGAACAATTGGGAGTGAGCGAACTGGCGCTGTTGTTGACGCAGATGGAACAGCGCGTCCAGCCCCTTGGCGACGACTTCGCGGAGATGCTGACGTCCATCGAATCAGTGGGACGGGTAATGGCGCTGACCCGCAACGACCAGGCCGTGCACGAACGTCACGGCGTCTACCATGATTTCAAGGCTAACGCGGCTGGCGTCATGGGCCTATGTCTGGGCGAGATCGATCTGCGCGTCTTCTTCAAGCACTGGCGTCACGCTTACGCCGTTACCGAAGGCGCCGACGAGCAGCCCCGCCGCAGCATTCAGTTTTTCGACGCCTCCGGGACGGCGACGCACAAAATCTACGCCACCGAACACACGGATATGGCGGCCTGGGACCAGTGGATTAACGCTCACCTCGCTGTCGACGCGGAGCTGTTTTTCATGCCCGAAGCGAAGACGCCGCCGAATTACCCCAATGCCGGCAAGGTGACGGAAGACGACATGCGTCAGCCCTGGTCGGAGTTGAAAGACGTCCACCACTTCAACGCCATGCTGAGCAAACTGGGCATTGATCGTCTGGAAGCGCTGCAACTGGCGGGTCAGGAATACGCCCATCGTCTGCCGACGGACGCCATGGAGCAGGCGTTGCGATTCGCCGCCAATTGCCAGCTGGAGATCATGACGTTCGTCGGTAACGACGGCGTCGTGCAGATCCATACCGGGACCGTCAACAAACTGTTGCGCACCGGCCCCTGGTTCAACGTGCTGGACCCGGACTTCAACCTGCACCTGAACACTGAGCAACTGACGAGCTGCTGGGCGGTGCGCCGTCCCACCAGCGATGGCGTGGTGACCTCCCTGGAATGCTTCAACCAAGAGCGCAAGTTAGTACTCACCTTGTTCGGCGCCCGTAAGCCCGGCAAGCCGGAGCTGACTGAGTGGCGCGAACTGGTGGCGTCGGTGGAGAACCTGTCATGA
- a CDS encoding HmuY family protein, which yields MKPVSPTLAVKSGAIAAALILLSACSGGGGSGDPDNNTPTSGGDSGSTPDNGSGAAYTSLIVDASSRDAYTYVNLATGQTLSLTAAEAASSTDWHIGFRRTGVVLNGGASGSGQVRGALAVAQQDFYTDSGDPNANVFLNATPDSEEEHLLAAVNTADLTFTSDSVLSAITASGDRTGNVMDLGWYNYDISTHMVSLNDANGWLLRSNSGASYARFHATSLTYNPSANIDVTFSFDVQPSDATGFTGDATFAASVPFSGGSQCFDFDADATVDCANAAWDLKLEIKGFNWTLWTNSGPSGSGAGGAFGPLPVADLNNYVSGTQSDTGADISMHYVADATAGIFEGSPWYAYNLQGQHKIWSNYRVYVIETQNGGDDATKYKLQITNYYSDAGASGHPNIRFMPVAK from the coding sequence ATGAAACCAGTCTCCCCCACCCTTGCAGTCAAATCCGGCGCCATCGCCGCCGCTCTGATATTACTCAGCGCCTGCTCCGGCGGAGGAGGCTCCGGCGATCCCGACAACAATACGCCAACCAGTGGCGGCGACAGCGGCTCCACTCCTGATAATGGCTCCGGCGCGGCTTACACGTCTCTGATCGTCGACGCCAGCAGCCGCGACGCTTACACCTACGTCAACCTCGCCACAGGCCAAACCCTGTCGCTGACGGCAGCGGAAGCCGCTTCTTCCACTGACTGGCATATCGGTTTTCGCCGCACTGGCGTCGTACTCAACGGCGGCGCTTCCGGCTCCGGCCAGGTGCGCGGCGCGCTCGCGGTGGCGCAGCAGGATTTCTACACAGATAGCGGCGATCCCAACGCCAACGTATTTCTCAACGCCACGCCGGACTCGGAAGAAGAGCACCTTCTCGCTGCCGTGAACACCGCTGATCTGACCTTCACCAGCGATAGCGTGCTGAGCGCCATCACCGCTTCCGGGGACAGAACCGGCAACGTCATGGACCTGGGCTGGTACAACTACGATATCTCCACTCACATGGTGTCGCTGAACGACGCCAACGGCTGGTTGCTGCGCTCCAACTCAGGCGCCAGCTACGCCCGCTTCCACGCTACCTCATTGACCTATAACCCCAGCGCCAATATAGACGTCACCTTCAGCTTCGACGTACAACCCTCCGATGCAACGGGCTTCACCGGCGACGCCACCTTCGCCGCCTCCGTTCCTTTCAGCGGCGGCAGCCAATGCTTTGATTTCGATGCTGACGCAACCGTCGACTGCGCCAACGCGGCCTGGGATCTAAAACTGGAGATCAAGGGCTTCAACTGGACGCTCTGGACCAACAGCGGCCCCTCAGGCAGCGGCGCCGGCGGCGCTTTCGGCCCGCTCCCTGTCGCGGACCTGAACAACTATGTCTCCGGCACGCAGTCCGACACTGGCGCGGACATCAGCATGCACTATGTGGCCGACGCCACCGCGGGCATATTCGAAGGCTCGCCCTGGTACGCCTATAACCTGCAAGGCCAGCACAAAATCTGGTCCAACTACCGCGTCTACGTGATCGAAACCCAAAACGGCGGCGATGACGCCACCAAGTACAAGCTGCAGATTACCAATTACTACTCCGACGCGGGCGCAAGCGGGCATCCCAATATCCGTTTCATGCCAGTCGCCAAATAA